A genomic region of Gemmata massiliana contains the following coding sequences:
- a CDS encoding DUF4259 domain-containing protein has protein sequence MGVWGAGNFQSDAALDYLGSGVVAPLIAKLQAIVSNPRLAEPDERASAEVMVAVDVLCELCERLGAVPPEPELVEECGATYLRVWEGYIDKLSPKPGYKAERRRAIETSFDELLWLARKWHEQGSWTAEVWLNAPVRELLRYAHENVPTIPSRWLEFLWHEEGYSPPPRQSSRWKVGLRGRKHWLLILAITRLYWAYLSPTSRELIERLQQNEERPDLPNDDELSSLYSHALADALYPDGKSAPEIARLAGMGEAIDLSELQWTDIDFDGPPERYENWRPLIYDVFGNPFRPVAFSRVWRTETAVALARRMYESRDFGAMPILADALEDAGCDRTDVLDHCRGGGPHARGCWVIDLLLNKE, from the coding sequence ATGGGCGTCTGGGGTGCCGGCAACTTCCAGAGCGACGCCGCACTCGACTACTTGGGCTCGGGGGTCGTTGCACCACTGATCGCGAAACTCCAAGCGATTGTGAGTAACCCGAGGCTGGCCGAACCCGACGAGCGGGCGTCGGCGGAAGTCATGGTCGCAGTCGATGTGCTGTGCGAGTTGTGCGAGCGGCTCGGAGCTGTGCCTCCGGAACCCGAGTTGGTGGAGGAGTGCGGTGCCACCTACCTGCGGGTGTGGGAGGGGTACATCGACAAACTCTCTCCGAAACCGGGATACAAAGCGGAGCGACGCCGGGCCATCGAGACTAGCTTCGACGAGTTGCTTTGGCTCGCCCGAAAGTGGCACGAGCAGGGATCCTGGACCGCGGAGGTGTGGCTGAACGCCCCGGTCCGTGAGTTGCTCCGGTACGCTCACGAGAACGTCCCGACGATCCCCTCTCGGTGGCTTGAGTTCCTTTGGCACGAGGAAGGGTACTCACCTCCCCCCAGGCAGAGTTCTCGGTGGAAGGTCGGCCTTCGGGGGCGTAAGCACTGGCTCCTGATACTGGCGATCACGCGGTTGTATTGGGCCTATCTTTCCCCCACGTCCCGTGAACTGATCGAGCGGCTACAGCAGAATGAAGAACGACCCGATCTGCCAAACGACGACGAGTTGTCGAGTTTGTACAGCCACGCACTCGCCGACGCGCTGTACCCTGACGGCAAAAGCGCACCGGAAATAGCCAGGCTTGCGGGCATGGGTGAGGCGATCGACCTGTCTGAGTTGCAGTGGACCGATATCGATTTCGATGGCCCGCCCGAGCGGTACGAGAACTGGCGGCCGCTGATCTATGATGTTTTCGGTAACCCGTTCCGTCCGGTCGCCTTCTCCCGAGTCTGGCGCACTGAAACTGCCGTTGCGCTAGCACGCCGGATGTACGAGTCGCGCGATTTCGGCGCCATGCCGATCCTGGCCGACGCCCTTGAGGATGCCGGGTGCGACCGCACTGACGTGCTGGACCATTGTCGCGGTGGTGGCCCGCACGCGCGCGGGTGCTGGGTGATAGATCTGTTACTCAACAAAGAGTAA
- a CDS encoding TIGR03067 domain-containing protein, which produces MQTAYGVLFLLAATVGADDKKDSVKKLEGTWEVVALVAGGKEIPKDSAPKKLVIKDGKLTGFGPEMQLDTDATKTPKWLGMTFARDGKDVTVNAIYELKDDELKICLPMAPSKDSGKVFENKRPEGFDTKDKAEMLIHLKRGK; this is translated from the coding sequence ATGCAAACGGCGTATGGAGTATTGTTTCTCCTGGCGGCGACGGTCGGGGCCGACGACAAAAAGGACTCGGTCAAGAAACTAGAGGGCACGTGGGAGGTGGTCGCCCTTGTCGCTGGTGGGAAGGAGATTCCCAAGGACAGCGCTCCCAAGAAACTCGTCATCAAGGACGGCAAGTTAACAGGGTTCGGTCCCGAAATGCAGTTGGACACGGACGCGACCAAGACCCCCAAGTGGCTGGGGATGACGTTCGCCCGGGACGGGAAAGACGTCACCGTGAACGCCATCTACGAGCTGAAGGACGACGAGCTGAAGATCTGCCTACCGATGGCCCCGTCGAAGGACTCGGGCAAGGTGTTCGAGAACAAGCGCCCCGAAGGGTTCGACACCAAAGATAAAGCCGAAATGCTCATCCACCTGAAGCGAGGAAAATAG